From a region of the Methylomonas rapida genome:
- a CDS encoding sigma 54-interacting transcriptional regulator — protein sequence MDNQDFSQISPVFFLQTFILELMHACEQEGGDYCESLIERIAKSAGLYFEQTYRDEFRRDGELNRVDYIDLILALKNHIGGNFSLTSVESDTISVVNSRCPFGDGVTNFPELCRMTSSVFGGIAARNFGYAKVEIRKSIAKQEGGCEVCIHTNPTGTADKPGLEYWREQRPQDKQEMAELHSRIEERMRNVWWNKPRQHAAKPAPAIVAKSPAMQKVLQQIEVVAPTKATVLINGETGVGKELIARALHAMSDRGHKPFVAINCGAIPESLIESALFGHEKGAFTGAIEVHQGFFERAEGGTLFLDEVDSLSAAAQTRLLRVLQEGEMERVGGKHTLSVDVRIVSASNRILEHHAEQGSFRQDLFYRLNVVRLWIPPLAQRPEDLPHLVQLILKRLNEKYGKLVQSVSREVMGQIRAYSWPGNVRELENTLERSVLFCKGGELAQLELDNQAIPAPVPTGDWHAHKQRVLDEAEQQYLKKALQCHRGDVRQVAADMSLTTRAVYGKLKKHGISANQFK from the coding sequence ATGGACAACCAAGATTTTTCGCAAATTTCGCCGGTCTTTTTTCTGCAAACCTTCATTTTGGAGCTCATGCATGCCTGCGAACAGGAAGGCGGCGACTATTGCGAATCACTAATCGAACGCATTGCTAAAAGCGCCGGGCTTTATTTCGAGCAAACCTATCGCGACGAATTCCGCCGCGACGGCGAGTTGAACAGGGTAGATTACATCGATCTGATTCTGGCGCTGAAAAACCACATCGGCGGCAATTTCTCGCTGACATCGGTGGAGAGCGATACGATCAGCGTGGTCAATAGCCGCTGCCCGTTCGGAGACGGTGTGACCAATTTCCCGGAACTGTGCCGGATGACCTCCAGCGTCTTCGGCGGCATCGCCGCGCGCAATTTTGGCTATGCCAAGGTGGAAATCCGCAAGAGCATCGCCAAGCAAGAGGGCGGCTGTGAAGTCTGCATTCACACCAACCCCACCGGCACGGCCGATAAACCCGGCCTGGAATACTGGCGCGAACAACGTCCGCAAGACAAGCAGGAAATGGCCGAACTGCATTCTCGCATCGAAGAGCGCATGCGCAACGTCTGGTGGAACAAACCCAGACAGCATGCCGCCAAGCCGGCGCCAGCCATCGTTGCCAAATCGCCCGCCATGCAAAAAGTGTTGCAGCAAATCGAAGTCGTGGCTCCGACCAAGGCCACCGTGCTGATCAACGGGGAAACCGGCGTCGGCAAGGAACTGATCGCCCGCGCGCTGCATGCGATGAGCGACCGCGGTCATAAACCCTTCGTCGCGATCAACTGCGGCGCAATACCGGAAAGTCTGATCGAAAGCGCACTGTTCGGCCATGAAAAAGGCGCGTTCACCGGCGCCATAGAAGTTCATCAAGGCTTCTTCGAGCGCGCCGAAGGCGGCACCTTGTTTCTGGATGAAGTCGATAGCCTGTCGGCGGCCGCGCAAACCCGCTTGCTCAGGGTGTTGCAGGAAGGTGAGATGGAACGCGTCGGCGGCAAACACACATTGAGCGTCGACGTCCGCATCGTCTCGGCCAGCAACCGGATATTGGAACATCATGCCGAGCAAGGTTCGTTCCGACAGGATTTGTTTTACCGCCTGAACGTGGTTCGGCTATGGATTCCGCCGCTGGCACAGCGCCCGGAAGATTTGCCGCATCTGGTGCAACTGATCCTGAAGCGCCTGAACGAGAAATACGGCAAACTGGTTCAATCGGTCAGCCGTGAGGTGATGGGACAAATCCGCGCTTATTCTTGGCCTGGCAATGTACGGGAACTGGAAAACACGCTGGAACGCAGTGTGCTGTTTTGTAAAGGTGGTGAATTGGCGCAATTGGAATTGGACAATCAGGCAATACCAGCACCCGTGCCGACCGGCGACTGGCATGCACACAAACAGCGAGTCCTCGACGAAGCGGAGCAGCAATATCTGAAAAAAGCCCTACAATGCCATCGCGGCGACGTCAGACAAGTCGCCGCCGATATGAGCCTGACCACGCGCGCAGTCTATGGAAAATTGAAAAAACACGGCATCAGCGCCAATCAATTCAAATGA
- a CDS encoding DUF938 domain-containing protein produces the protein MSNDRPPLNPHPLSEYVAWAGNRNREPILGVLKEKLPKDPGRVLEMASGSGMHINYFAPHFEHLHFHPTDKDQEVFDNIKQLKMDHGNDNIADPAHLDLTDPNTWFNPGDKNSFDAIFCINIFQVAPISIADGMMECASHLLSDDGVLLIYGPFKVEGRFTTESNQAFHDTLSSYEVPEWGLKDVADLKKAAANHGMELKEIIDMPANNFTLVFGRVGA, from the coding sequence ATGAGCAATGACAGGCCGCCTTTGAATCCACATCCACTCAGCGAATACGTGGCTTGGGCCGGTAACCGCAACCGGGAGCCGATTCTGGGCGTATTGAAGGAAAAACTGCCCAAAGATCCGGGCCGCGTGCTGGAAATGGCCAGCGGTAGCGGTATGCATATCAACTATTTCGCCCCGCATTTCGAACACCTGCATTTTCATCCGACCGACAAGGATCAGGAAGTGTTCGACAATATCAAACAGCTGAAGATGGATCATGGCAACGATAATATCGCCGATCCAGCTCACTTGGATTTAACCGACCCGAATACCTGGTTCAATCCGGGGGATAAAAACAGCTTCGATGCGATTTTCTGCATCAACATTTTTCAGGTCGCGCCGATTTCGATTGCCGACGGTATGATGGAATGTGCTTCCCATTTATTGAGCGACGACGGTGTTTTGCTGATTTACGGTCCGTTCAAGGTCGAAGGGCGTTTTACCACCGAATCGAATCAGGCGTTCCATGACACCTTGTCGTCCTACGAAGTACCGGAGTGGGGCTTGAAAGACGTCGCCGATTTGAAAAAGGCTGCGGCCAATCACGGCATGGAACTGAAGGAGATCATCGATATGCCGGCCAATAATTTCACGCTGGTATTCGGACGGGTAGGAGCATGA
- a CDS encoding SDR family NAD(P)-dependent oxidoreductase translates to MTAAGAALVLGVGPQQGLGAALARRFAAEGLHVVIAGRSPEKLQQVANAIFANGGVATPLVADATVEGDVQRLLDEAVLVGGTLEIAAYNVDSNQSAPLLDTDVDMFAGLWRQNSLGAFLFGREAVKHMLPQGRGTLIFTGATASLRARPPFTAFAAAKAAVRALAQGMAREFSPQGIHVVHAIIDGVIDGDRARSQFPQFVAGKGLDGLMRPEAIAETYWQLHCQHPSAWTHEIDLRPFKEPF, encoded by the coding sequence ATGACTGCCGCAGGCGCTGCCCTGGTACTGGGCGTCGGTCCGCAACAGGGACTGGGCGCGGCATTGGCGAGGCGTTTTGCGGCGGAAGGTCTCCATGTCGTCATCGCTGGGCGTAGTCCGGAAAAGTTGCAGCAGGTCGCCAATGCCATTTTCGCCAACGGCGGCGTGGCGACCCCGCTGGTTGCAGACGCCACCGTCGAGGGCGATGTCCAACGCTTGCTGGATGAGGCGGTCTTGGTTGGCGGGACGCTGGAAATCGCCGCTTATAACGTAGATAGTAACCAGTCAGCGCCGTTATTGGATACCGATGTGGACATGTTTGCCGGCTTGTGGCGGCAGAACAGTCTCGGTGCTTTTTTGTTCGGCCGTGAAGCCGTGAAACACATGTTGCCGCAAGGACGCGGCACGCTGATTTTTACCGGCGCCACTGCATCGTTGCGCGCCAGGCCACCGTTTACCGCTTTTGCCGCCGCCAAAGCCGCGGTCAGGGCGTTGGCGCAAGGCATGGCCCGCGAATTCAGCCCGCAAGGCATTCATGTGGTGCATGCGATCATAGATGGCGTGATCGACGGTGACCGCGCGCGCAGCCAATTCCCGCAGTTCGTGGCCGGCAAAGGCCTGGATGGATTGATGCGGCCGGAGGCGATCGCGGAAACCTATTGGCAGTTACATTGCCAGCATCCCAGTGCCTGGACCCATGAAATCGATTTGCGGCCATTCAAGGAGCCTTTCTGA
- a CDS encoding DUF1326 domain-containing protein: MTTQHPAWRLQGRYFETCNCEVACPCIWLQPPSEGECKLLVAWHIEQGHLGEQGLDGLNVALACHAPDNMIKGGWSAALYLDERADDRQTAALTQIFTGQVGGHPSVLLGLVSNVWGIRKVKIDYHEQGDHRSLSIPEIAEAEIKSIQGITGGESSIGTPPLCVVPSHAATVAKSSLYRYRDHGQDWEFSERNGFHSPFVYQP; encoded by the coding sequence ATGACGACTCAACATCCCGCCTGGCGGCTGCAAGGCCGCTATTTCGAAACCTGTAATTGCGAAGTGGCTTGCCCGTGCATCTGGCTGCAGCCACCTAGCGAAGGTGAATGCAAATTGCTGGTAGCCTGGCATATCGAGCAAGGGCATCTGGGCGAACAAGGCCTGGATGGCTTGAACGTAGCCCTGGCCTGCCATGCCCCGGATAACATGATCAAGGGCGGCTGGAGCGCGGCCTTGTATCTGGATGAACGTGCCGACGACCGGCAAACCGCAGCGCTGACGCAAATCTTCACGGGTCAGGTTGGCGGCCATCCCAGTGTGTTGCTGGGCTTGGTCAGCAATGTTTGGGGCATACGGAAAGTGAAAATCGACTACCACGAACAAGGTGACCATCGCAGTTTGTCGATTCCCGAGATTGCCGAAGCCGAGATCAAGAGCATTCAAGGCATTACGGGCGGCGAGTCATCGATCGGTACACCGCCGCTCTGCGTGGTGCCCAGTCATGCGGCCACAGTAGCCAAGTCGTCTTTATACCGTTACCGCGATCATGGTCAGGACTGGGAATTCTCCGAGCGAAACGGCTTTCATTCGCCTTTTGTCTACCAACCCTGA
- a CDS encoding DUF2182 domain-containing protein, with product MSAKIGVVIAALLAGAWGFLMIQAWQMRHLPMTEMWMAPAGSIAWRLLDFAWVFGMWAVMMAAMMLPTALPMLNIFARYCQRDPGSSELKTFGFIAGYLAVWILFSLGATVLQWLFHTWAWLSPMMDNHQPLLATVIFFLAGLYQFTVYKNACLHHCRTPIGYLLSHWRPGMRGAVQIGFRHGWSCLGCCWAQMLIMFAVGVMNVLGMLLVTLLVIIEKYAPVDANKLSRGIGALFLLAGFYNLWQATV from the coding sequence ATGTCGGCGAAAATAGGTGTGGTAATTGCTGCACTGCTGGCTGGCGCCTGGGGTTTTTTAATGATTCAGGCCTGGCAAATGCGCCATCTGCCGATGACGGAGATGTGGATGGCGCCGGCGGGCTCGATTGCTTGGCGCTTGCTTGATTTTGCCTGGGTGTTTGGCATGTGGGCGGTGATGATGGCGGCCATGATGTTGCCAACGGCTCTGCCGATGCTAAACATTTTTGCGCGCTATTGCCAACGCGACCCTGGCAGCTCCGAGCTGAAAACCTTTGGTTTCATTGCCGGCTATTTGGCGGTCTGGATCTTGTTCAGCCTGGGCGCCACTGTTTTGCAATGGCTGTTTCACACCTGGGCCTGGCTGTCGCCGATGATGGACAACCACCAACCTCTCTTGGCGACAGTCATATTTTTTCTGGCCGGGCTATATCAGTTCACCGTTTACAAGAATGCCTGTCTGCATCATTGTCGAACCCCCATCGGTTACCTTTTGAGCCACTGGCGGCCAGGCATGCGCGGAGCGGTACAAATCGGTTTCCGACACGGCTGGTCTTGCCTTGGGTGTTGCTGGGCTCAAATGTTGATCATGTTCGCGGTGGGCGTGATGAATGTGTTGGGCATGCTATTGGTCACCCTGCTGGTGATCATTGAAAAATACGCGCCTGTCGATGCGAACAAGCTTAGCCGTGGCATCGGAGCGTTGTTTCTGCTGGCCGGTTTTTACAATTTGTGGCAGGCAACGGTCTGA
- a CDS encoding c-type cytochrome, whose translation MKIHNKAVDVSSIALGLILAFLSVQSVAEEKVDIGKREYDGACAVCHGISGKGDDGPLKAMLVKPVPNLTVLAQNNKGVFPFDKVYQIIDGREEVKSHGPRDMPVWGNAFNNQTSLYFDNYPQQDSESAARSRILALVEYLYRLQQ comes from the coding sequence ATGAAAATTCATAACAAAGCCGTCGATGTTTCATCTATCGCACTTGGCTTGATACTGGCGTTTTTGTCCGTGCAAAGTGTCGCCGAAGAGAAAGTGGACATCGGCAAAAGAGAATACGATGGAGCTTGCGCCGTCTGCCACGGCATCAGCGGCAAGGGTGACGATGGTCCTTTGAAAGCCATGCTGGTAAAACCCGTGCCGAATCTGACGGTATTGGCCCAAAATAACAAGGGCGTGTTCCCTTTCGACAAAGTCTATCAAATCATAGACGGCCGCGAGGAGGTCAAATCGCATGGGCCTCGCGACATGCCGGTATGGGGCAACGCGTTCAACAACCAAACCTCATTGTATTTCGACAATTATCCACAACAAGATAGCGAATCAGCCGCTCGCAGCCGGATTCTGGCGCTGGTGGAATATTTATATCGCTTGCAACAATGA
- a CDS encoding general stress protein, which translates to MRRIYFLVPNLETTHKVVDELRAEGIEDRHIHVLATRDTPLSDMPEASVFEKTDFLPAMERGAALGATTGLLAGLVGLRFAGFAIAGGPVLGILAFGATIGTIMSGLAGLQVGNSRVRDYAEAIENGAVLVLVDIAKERIDAINQAIGKHHPTAEFEGIEPLLPPAI; encoded by the coding sequence ATGAGAAGAATCTATTTTTTAGTACCCAATCTGGAAACCACGCATAAAGTCGTCGATGAACTACGCGCGGAAGGCATAGAGGATAGACATATCCATGTACTGGCAACGCGTGACACGCCACTGAGCGACATGCCGGAGGCCTCGGTATTCGAAAAAACCGATTTCCTTCCGGCCATGGAGCGCGGCGCCGCGCTGGGTGCCACGACCGGGCTGCTGGCTGGCCTGGTCGGTTTGCGCTTCGCCGGATTTGCGATAGCCGGCGGGCCGGTGCTGGGCATTTTGGCCTTTGGCGCCACCATCGGCACCATCATGAGCGGCCTGGCCGGCCTTCAGGTCGGTAATTCCAGAGTCAGGGATTATGCCGAGGCGATCGAGAACGGAGCGGTATTGGTGTTGGTGGATATAGCCAAAGAACGCATAGATGCCATCAATCAAGCCATCGGCAAACACCATCCGACCGCGGAATTCGAAGGCATAGAGCCCCTGCTGCCGCCTGCCATATAA
- a CDS encoding cytochrome c peroxidase codes for MKKILVLVLFAVALFFPLSNLLGLQGKNEPITVGAGHSENFAKASAIMQDKCVDCHAPGMLRKPFYADFPVAKQLMEKDIAQASQRMVLTRKLFSGEDAFSPVMLARLEHVVLNDSMPPALYLTMHWTDHLSAGEKQTLQAWIAEERAKLPWSQDAAPEFKGEPVHPLPLTLNLDAEKVALGKQLFHDRRLSGDDTINCASCHDLTRGGTDQAKVSTGIRGQQGPINSPTVYDAMYNIAQFWDGRAKDLQEQAAGPVANPLEMGAQWDEVVEKLNQVPEYQMAFARLYPGQGLSKASVTDAIAVFEQSLVTANSRFDQYLRGNTAILSDDEKQGYALFKIHCASCHSGPALGGLSFEKMGVKHDYFKQRGGELTDADNGRFNVTKDEKDRHVFKVPVLRNIEMTFPYFHDGSTHNLAKAVEIMGKDQVDREFTHDETAKLVAFLLTLNGEYKGKPVSHLTAEDLK; via the coding sequence ATGAAAAAAATACTAGTGCTGGTGCTATTTGCCGTCGCCTTGTTTTTTCCACTCTCGAATTTATTGGGCCTTCAGGGCAAAAATGAACCGATTACCGTGGGGGCTGGCCATTCCGAAAACTTTGCCAAGGCTTCTGCAATCATGCAGGACAAATGCGTGGACTGCCATGCGCCCGGCATGCTGCGGAAACCGTTCTACGCCGATTTCCCGGTTGCCAAGCAATTGATGGAAAAAGACATCGCCCAAGCCAGCCAGCGCATGGTTCTGACCAGAAAACTGTTCAGCGGCGAGGACGCCTTTAGCCCGGTAATGCTGGCCAGACTGGAGCATGTCGTATTAAACGACAGCATGCCGCCGGCACTGTATCTGACGATGCATTGGACCGATCATTTGAGCGCCGGTGAAAAACAAACCCTGCAAGCCTGGATAGCCGAAGAACGCGCCAAATTGCCCTGGAGCCAGGATGCTGCCCCAGAATTCAAGGGCGAGCCGGTACACCCCTTGCCGCTGACGCTCAATCTCGATGCCGAAAAAGTCGCCTTGGGCAAACAGTTGTTCCACGACCGCAGACTGTCCGGCGACGACACCATCAACTGCGCCTCCTGCCATGATCTGACACGCGGCGGCACCGATCAAGCCAAGGTATCCACCGGCATCCGTGGCCAGCAAGGCCCCATCAATTCACCGACCGTCTACGACGCGATGTACAACATCGCCCAATTCTGGGACGGCCGCGCCAAGGATTTGCAGGAACAAGCCGCCGGGCCTGTCGCCAACCCGCTGGAAATGGGCGCGCAATGGGACGAAGTCGTGGAAAAACTCAACCAAGTGCCGGAATACCAGATGGCTTTCGCCAGACTGTATCCCGGACAAGGCCTGAGCAAAGCCAGCGTGACGGATGCGATCGCGGTATTCGAACAATCGCTGGTCACGGCCAACTCCCGCTTCGATCAATATCTGCGCGGCAATACGGCCATTTTGAGTGACGACGAGAAACAAGGTTACGCCTTGTTCAAAATCCACTGCGCCTCCTGCCATTCCGGTCCAGCCCTGGGCGGGCTGTCCTTCGAAAAAATGGGCGTCAAACACGACTATTTCAAGCAGCGCGGCGGCGAGTTGACGGATGCCGACAACGGCCGTTTCAATGTGACGAAAGACGAAAAAGACCGCCATGTCTTCAAGGTGCCGGTGTTGCGCAATATCGAGATGACGTTCCCGTATTTTCACGATGGCTCCACCCACAATCTGGCCAAAGCAGTCGAAATCATGGGCAAAGATCAAGTCGACAGGGAATTCACACATGACGAAACAGCCAAATTGGTGGCGTTTTTATTAACCCTGAACGGCGAATATAAAGGTAAGCCGGTCTCGCATTTGACCGCCGAAGACCTGAAATGA
- a CDS encoding CHAD domain-containing protein, which yields MHDGKRLLHALDSLWTKYQKRLTDCHHRPTEEAVHKLRISTRRLLALIELLKTLSPHPSLQKLRKNLKTQLDAFDELRDTQVMLLEITAKQDSLPDLLPFFRQLQLNEQWLLAQTPARLQAIDQPKIHARFKKSHAHLSQTLGKAHLKPRILTVIDETYQAAMARYQAIDVAQPDTIHRLRIAVKKLRYMLEAGQALLPPLPEDHIEQLHAYLTRMGEFQDSSVLLLNLKAFFGEQVPSSIQSYYQHRHGTILSTFISKREHIKLFWRPSSKQAFPWESCPP from the coding sequence ATGCATGACGGCAAACGGCTGCTTCATGCACTCGACAGTCTGTGGACCAAGTACCAAAAGCGCCTGACAGACTGTCACCATCGGCCCACCGAGGAGGCCGTGCATAAGCTCCGCATAAGCACACGGCGCCTCCTCGCTCTAATCGAATTACTCAAAACCCTCTCTCCGCACCCTTCCTTACAAAAACTACGCAAGAATCTCAAAACTCAGCTCGACGCCTTCGACGAGTTGCGCGACACGCAGGTGATGCTGCTAGAAATCACCGCCAAACAAGACAGCCTCCCTGATCTTCTGCCTTTTTTCCGGCAATTACAGCTGAACGAACAATGGCTGCTGGCGCAAACACCGGCAAGATTACAAGCCATCGACCAGCCCAAAATACACGCGCGTTTTAAAAAATCGCATGCCCATCTATCGCAAACGCTTGGCAAAGCCCATCTAAAACCGCGCATCTTGACCGTCATTGACGAAACTTATCAAGCTGCCATGGCGCGTTATCAAGCCATTGATGTGGCTCAGCCCGACACGATCCATCGCTTACGCATCGCCGTGAAAAAACTGCGCTATATGCTGGAAGCCGGTCAAGCCCTGTTGCCGCCGCTGCCGGAAGATCATATCGAACAATTGCATGCTTATCTGACCCGCATGGGCGAGTTCCAGGACTCCAGCGTATTGCTGCTCAACCTGAAGGCTTTTTTTGGCGAGCAAGTGCCATCGTCAATCCAAAGCTATTATCAGCATCGGCATGGCACTATACTCAGTACTTTTATATCCAAGCGGGAACACATCAAACTATTTTGGAGACCGAGTTCCAAACAGGCTTTTCCCTGGGAATCATGCCCTCCCTAG
- the pssA gene encoding CDP-diacylglycerol--serine O-phosphatidyltransferase, whose protein sequence is MIENQLPKRHRGIYLLPNLFTTGAMFAGFYAITSAINGRFETAAIAMFVAMVLDGLDGRVARLTNTQSEFGVQYDSLSDMVSFGAAPAIVMYLWTLSSMGQVGLFAAFVHMAGGALRLARFNTQVEVADKRYFQGLPSPAAAAILAGGLWFCVENGYDVENFKYLVLITTIATGLLMVSNFRYSSFKEIDFKNRVPFIVTILAMLVISFVMAQPQRMLFLLSVGYAISGPIVTLVMRKKRLQSRKS, encoded by the coding sequence ATGATAGAAAATCAATTGCCCAAGCGCCATCGTGGTATCTATTTGTTACCTAACCTGTTCACTACCGGCGCCATGTTTGCCGGCTTTTACGCCATTACCTCGGCCATTAACGGACGTTTCGAAACCGCCGCCATCGCCATGTTCGTCGCGATGGTACTCGATGGCCTGGATGGTCGTGTCGCCCGTTTGACCAACACCCAAAGCGAATTCGGCGTGCAGTACGACAGCCTGTCCGACATGGTGTCCTTTGGCGCAGCGCCAGCGATTGTCATGTACCTGTGGACACTGTCCAGCATGGGCCAAGTCGGCTTGTTCGCCGCGTTCGTACACATGGCCGGCGGCGCCTTGCGCCTGGCGCGATTCAACACTCAAGTCGAGGTAGCCGACAAACGTTATTTTCAAGGCTTGCCCAGCCCTGCCGCCGCCGCCATTTTGGCCGGCGGATTATGGTTTTGCGTGGAAAACGGCTACGACGTGGAAAACTTCAAATATCTGGTGTTGATAACGACGATAGCCACCGGTTTGCTGATGGTCAGCAATTTTCGCTATTCCAGCTTCAAAGAAATTGATTTCAAAAATCGGGTACCATTCATCGTCACCATTTTGGCAATGCTGGTGATCAGCTTCGTGATGGCGCAACCACAGCGCATGCTGTTCCTGCTCTCAGTCGGTTACGCAATCTCCGGCCCTATCGTAACGCTGGTGATGCGTAAAAAACGCCTGCAGAGTCGAAAATCATGA
- the ilvC gene encoding ketol-acid reductoisomerase, with product MQVYYDKDADLSVIRGKKVAIIGYGSQGHAHANNLKDSGVDVVVGLRANSASVAKAQNSGLTVKEVPEAVAGADVVMILTPDEFQSKLYKEEIEPNIKQGAALAFAHGFSILYNQVVPRADLDVIMIAPKAPGHTVRSEFVKGGGIPDLIAIHQDASGQAKAICLSYASAIGGGRSGIIETTFRDETETDLFGEQAVLCGGAVELVKAGFETLTEAGYPPEMAYFECLHELKLIVDLMYEGGIANMNYSISNNAEYGEYVTGPRVINEESRWAMKQALEDIQQGKYAKQFILEGQTGYPEMTARRRLNAEHPIEVVGAKLRGMMPWIKANQIVDKSKN from the coding sequence ATGCAAGTTTATTACGACAAAGACGCCGACCTGTCGGTCATCAGAGGCAAAAAAGTAGCCATCATCGGTTACGGTTCACAAGGCCATGCCCACGCCAACAACCTGAAAGATTCAGGCGTTGACGTCGTCGTCGGCCTGCGCGCCAATTCCGCGTCTGTCGCCAAAGCGCAAAACAGCGGCCTGACCGTCAAGGAAGTACCGGAAGCCGTCGCCGGCGCCGACGTAGTGATGATCCTGACTCCGGACGAGTTCCAATCCAAACTGTACAAGGAAGAAATCGAACCCAACATCAAGCAAGGCGCCGCGTTGGCCTTCGCCCACGGTTTCTCGATTCTGTACAACCAAGTCGTGCCACGTGCCGATCTGGACGTGATCATGATCGCGCCTAAAGCGCCGGGTCACACCGTGCGCTCCGAATTCGTCAAAGGCGGCGGCATTCCTGACTTGATTGCGATTCACCAGGACGCTTCAGGCCAAGCCAAAGCCATCTGCTTGTCTTATGCTTCCGCGATCGGCGGCGGCCGTTCCGGCATCATCGAAACCACCTTCCGCGACGAAACCGAAACCGACTTGTTCGGCGAGCAAGCGGTATTGTGCGGCGGCGCGGTGGAACTGGTCAAAGCCGGTTTCGAAACCCTGACCGAAGCGGGTTATCCGCCTGAAATGGCCTATTTCGAGTGCCTGCACGAACTGAAACTGATCGTGGACCTGATGTACGAAGGCGGCATTGCCAACATGAACTACTCGATCTCCAACAACGCGGAATACGGCGAATACGTCACCGGCCCGCGCGTGATCAACGAAGAAAGCCGCTGGGCGATGAAACAAGCCCTGGAAGACATTCAACAAGGCAAATACGCCAAGCAGTTCATCCTGGAAGGCCAAACCGGCTATCCGGAAATGACAGCCAGACGCCGCCTGAACGCCGAACATCCGATCGAAGTGGTCGGCGCCAAATTGCGCGGCATGATGCCATGGATCAAGGCCAACCAAATCGTCGATAAAAGCAAAAACTAA
- the ilvN gene encoding acetolactate synthase small subunit: MRHIISILIENEAGALSRVSGLFSARGYNIESLTVAPTEDGSLSRMTLVTRGNDEVIEQITKQLNKLIDVVKLIDLAEAPHIERELMLVKIKTTPETREEAKRMADIFRGKIIDVTTTSYVVEMTGESSKLDAFVHGLDPDCIIEVVRSGPTGISRGEKGLHL; encoded by the coding sequence ATGAGACATATCATCTCGATCCTGATTGAAAACGAAGCCGGCGCCTTGTCGCGAGTATCTGGCCTGTTCTCGGCGCGCGGCTACAATATCGAATCATTGACCGTGGCGCCGACCGAAGATGGCAGTCTATCCCGCATGACGTTGGTCACCCGCGGCAACGATGAAGTGATAGAACAAATCACCAAGCAACTGAATAAGCTGATCGATGTGGTCAAATTGATCGATCTGGCCGAAGCCCCGCATATCGAGCGCGAGCTGATGCTGGTCAAGATCAAAACCACTCCGGAAACGCGGGAAGAGGCCAAACGCATGGCCGATATCTTCCGCGGCAAAATCATAGACGTGACCACGACCAGTTATGTCGTCGAAATGACCGGCGAATCCAGTAAACTGGATGCCTTCGTTCATGGCCTGGACCCCGATTGCATCATCGAAGTGGTGCGCTCCGGCCCGACCGGCATTTCCCGAGGCGAAAAAGGCTTACATCTTTAA